In a genomic window of Caloenas nicobarica isolate bCalNic1 chromosome 1, bCalNic1.hap1, whole genome shotgun sequence:
- the LRRC17 gene encoding leucine-rich repeat-containing protein 17 has product MQVVTIILLLLLCKASDCRKTRNRSLRNNERENILRKASSTVKRNARGQPCDIYTYLHEKYIDCQERKLIFVAPDWPEDLKHMLLARNRIRKLKNNMFSKYKVLKSLDLQQNEISKIESEAFFGLNKLTTLLLQHNQIKSLSEEIFIYIPNLNYLRLYDNPWHCNCELETLVAMLQVPTNRNLGNYAKCVHPIELKNQKLKQIKTEQLCSEKDRQDPQNIKQKPEAVKPEFDSSLCHMYVFPVPTLNCKRKDLKKVPGSIPPDIVKLDLSNNKIRQLRAKEFEDVSELKTLNLNSNGIAYIDPAAFSGLNNLEELDLSNNSLQNFEYGVLEDLYFLKILWLRENPWRCDYNIHYLFYWLKHHYDVHYNGLECKMPEEYKGWSVGKYVRSYYEECPKDKLPIYPETFDLDKDDEEWERHKEQSVQTVKKHGVIVTVIG; this is encoded by the exons ATGCAAGTAGTTACTATTATACTACTACTTCTTCTTTGTAAAGCATCAGACTGTAGGAAGACAAGGAACAGGAGTTTGAGAAACAATGAAAGGGAAAACATCTTAAGGAAAGCATCTAGCACTGTTAAGCGCAATGCCCGAGGTCAACCATGTGATATATACACTTACCTTCATGAGAAATATATAGATtgtcaggaaagaaaattgatttttgtgGCACCTGATTGGCCAGAGGATTTAAAACACATGCTGCTAGCAAGAAACAGGATTCGTAAATTGAAGAATAATATGTTTTCCAAGTATAAAGTACTGAAAAGTCTGGATTTACAACAGAATGAAATATCGAAAATTGAGAGtgaggctttttttggtttgaatAAACTTACCACACTCTTACTTCAGCATAACCAAATTAAGAGTTTATCCGAGgagatttttatttacattccCAATCTAAACTACCTACGTCTTTATGATAATCCCTGGCATTGCAACTGTGAACTAGAAACACTTGTTGCAATGCTACAGGTTCCAACAAACAGGAATTTGGGAAATTATGCCAAGTGTGTGCACCCAATAGAACTGAAAAACCAAAAGCTAAAGCAGATAAAAACTGAACAACTATGTAGTGAAAAGGACAGGCAGGACCCCCAAAACATAAAACAGAAGCCTGAAGCTGTCAAACCAGAATTCGATTCCTCTTTGTGCCACATGTATGTGTTTCCCGTACCAACTCtgaactgcaaaagaaaag atttaaagaAAGTTCCGGGTAGCATACCTCCAGATATAGTTAAACTTGATTTGTCCAACAACAAAATTAGACAACTCCGAGCCAAAGAGTTTGAAGATGTCAGTGAACTGAAGACATTAAACCTAAACAGTAATGGAATAGCTTACATTGATCCTg CTGCTTTCTCAGGCCTCAATAACTTAGAGGAGCTGGATCTATCAAACAATAGCTTGCAGAATTTTGAATATGGAGTTCTGGAAGATCTTtactttctgaaaatactgtggTTGAGAGAGAATCCTTGGAGATGTGATTACAACATTCATTATCTTTTCTACTGGCTGAAGCATCACTACGATGTTCACTACAATGGCCTAGAATGCAAAATGCCTGAGGAATACAAAGGATGGTCTGTTGGAAAATATGTTCGGAGTTACTACGAGGAGTGCCCAAAAGACAAGCTGCCCATTTATCCAGAAACTTTTGATCTGGACAAAGATGATGAGGAATGGGAACGACACAAAGAACAATCAGTTCAAACAGTAAAGAAGCACGGTGTAATTGTCACTGTGATAGGCtaa